Proteins found in one Hippopotamus amphibius kiboko isolate mHipAmp2 chromosome 12, mHipAmp2.hap2, whole genome shotgun sequence genomic segment:
- the ARF3 gene encoding ADP-ribosylation factor 3 isoform X2, translating to MGNIFGNLLKSLIGKKEMRILMVGLDAAGKTTILYKLKLGEIVTTIPTIGFNVETVEYKNISFTVWDVGGQDKIRPLWRHYFQNTQAHALPP from the exons ATGGGTAATATCTTTGGAAACCTTCTCAAGAGCCTGATTGGAAAGAAGGAGATGCGCATCCTGATGGTGGGCCTAGATGCCGCAGGGAAGACCACCATCCTGTACAAGCTAAAACTGGGCGAGATCgtcaccaccatccccaccattG ggTTCAACGTGGAGACAGTGGAGTACAAGAACATCAGCTTCACAGTTTGGGATGTGGGTGGCCAGGACAAGATTCGGCCTCTCTGGAGACACTACTTCCAGAACACCCAAG CCCATGCTCTGCCTCCCTAG
- the ARF3 gene encoding ADP-ribosylation factor 3 isoform X1, translated as MGNIFGNLLKSLIGKKEMRILMVGLDAAGKTTILYKLKLGEIVTTIPTIGFNVETVEYKNISFTVWDVGGQDKIRPLWRHYFQNTQGLIFVVDSNDRERVNEAREELMRMLAEDELRDAVLLVFANKQDLPNAMNAAEITDKLGLHSLRHRNWYIQATCATSGDGLYEGLDWLANQLKNKNFGADLRP; from the exons ATGGGTAATATCTTTGGAAACCTTCTCAAGAGCCTGATTGGAAAGAAGGAGATGCGCATCCTGATGGTGGGCCTAGATGCCGCAGGGAAGACCACCATCCTGTACAAGCTAAAACTGGGCGAGATCgtcaccaccatccccaccattG ggTTCAACGTGGAGACAGTGGAGTACAAGAACATCAGCTTCACAGTTTGGGATGTGGGTGGCCAGGACAAGATTCGGCCTCTCTGGAGACACTACTTCCAGAACACCCAAG GGTTGATATTTGTGGTCGACAGCAATGATCGGGAGCGAGTAAATGAGGCCCGGGAGGAGCTGATGAGGATGCTGGCAGAGGATGAGCTCCGGGATGCTGTGCTCCTTGTCTTTGCAAACAAACAG GATTTGCCTAATGCTATGAACGCTGCTGAGATCACAGACAAGTTGGGCCTGCATTCCCTGCGTCATCGCAACTGGTACATTCAGGCCACCTGTGCCACCAGCGGGGATGGGCTGTACGAAGGCCTGGACTGGCTGGCCAATCAGCTCAAAAACAAGAA